One Thomasclavelia spiroformis DSM 1552 DNA window includes the following coding sequences:
- a CDS encoding UDP-N-acetylglucosamine 1-carboxyvinyltransferase gives MSEVIAIEGGNKLNGTVVISGAKNATVALIPAIVLADSPVTVYGVPNISDVDALGVLLKELNCKVEKNEDILVVDPTNLENIPLVGEAVDKLRASYYFMGALLGKCKKVTMKMPGGCFLGPRPIDLHIKGFEALGAKVDYSNDGTYTIEAKRLVGNKIYLDFASVGATINILLAAVKAEGKTTIENAAKEPEIIDVVNLLTKMGAKIRGAGTDTITIEGVEKLNGCNHEIIPDRIEAGTFLIIAAAAGEKVIVQNVIPQHLEAVTSKLKEIGVKMDIVGDSIIVHGGIENLKPVDIRTQVYPGFATDLQQPLTTLLTQCQGESQVVETIYPERFGHCYQLNSMGANIIQEEAMCFVNGPTPLHGTRVYATDLRCGAALIVAGLMAKGVTEIGNVYHIDRGYDNIDHKLVSLGAVITRRQVED, from the coding sequence ATGAGTGAAGTAATTGCTATTGAGGGTGGAAATAAATTAAATGGAACTGTAGTTATAAGTGGTGCAAAGAATGCAACGGTTGCACTTATACCCGCAATTGTCTTAGCAGATAGTCCTGTAACTGTATATGGTGTGCCAAATATTTCTGATGTTGATGCATTAGGAGTGTTATTAAAAGAATTAAATTGTAAGGTTGAAAAAAATGAAGATATATTAGTAGTTGATCCTACTAATTTAGAAAATATACCATTAGTAGGTGAAGCAGTTGATAAATTAAGAGCTTCTTATTATTTTATGGGAGCATTATTAGGTAAATGCAAAAAAGTTACGATGAAGATGCCAGGTGGTTGTTTTTTAGGCCCACGTCCTATAGATTTACATATTAAAGGATTTGAGGCTTTAGGCGCTAAAGTTGATTATAGTAATGATGGAACATATACGATAGAAGCTAAGCGATTAGTAGGAAATAAAATATATTTAGATTTTGCTTCAGTAGGAGCGACAATTAATATTTTACTTGCTGCTGTTAAAGCTGAAGGTAAAACAACAATTGAAAATGCTGCTAAAGAACCAGAAATAATTGATGTAGTAAACTTACTTACAAAAATGGGAGCAAAAATTCGTGGAGCTGGTACGGATACTATTACAATTGAAGGTGTTGAAAAATTAAATGGTTGTAATCACGAAATAATTCCCGATCGTATTGAAGCCGGAACATTTTTGATAATTGCTGCAGCTGCTGGTGAAAAAGTAATTGTGCAAAATGTTATTCCTCAACATTTAGAAGCTGTAACATCTAAATTAAAAGAAATTGGTGTTAAAATGGATATTGTTGGTGATAGTATAATTGTTCATGGCGGAATAGAAAATTTAAAGCCAGTTGATATAAGAACGCAAGTATATCCAGGCTTTGCAACAGATTTACAACAACCTCTAACTACTTTATTGACACAGTGTCAAGGTGAATCACAAGTTGTTGAAACAATTTATCCAGAACGTTTTGGACATTGTTATCAGTTAAATTCAATGGGAGCTAATATTATTCAAGAAGAAGCGATGTGTTTTGTAAATGGGCCAACTCCATTGCACGGTACAAGAGTTTATGCAACTGATTTAAGATGTGGTGCTGCTTTGATCGTTGCAGGATTAATGGCAAAAGGAGTTACAGAAATTGGTAATGTTTATCATATTGATCGTGGATATGATAATATTGATCATAAACTTGTTTCTTTAGGAGCAGTTATTACTCGTCGTCAAGTTGAGGATTAG
- the fba gene encoding class II fructose-1,6-bisphosphate aldolase, with protein sequence MGLVSATEMLNKAKEGHYAVGQFNINNLEWTKSILLTAEELKAPVILGVSEGAAKYMTGFKTVSAMVAAMVDSLGITVPVALHLDHGSYDGAKAALEAGFSSIMFDGSHYSIEENLEKTKEMVELCHAKGVSIEAEVGSIGGEEDGVIGKGEVADPKECRMIADLGVDFLAAGIGNIHGKYPENWAGLDFDALDAIQQETGKLPLVLHGGTGIPEEMIKKAINLGVSKINVNTECQLYFQEATRKYIEAGKDLEGKGFDPRKLLAPGAEAIKQCVKEKMEIFGCIGKA encoded by the coding sequence ATGGGATTAGTATCAGCAACAGAAATGTTAAATAAAGCAAAAGAAGGACATTATGCAGTTGGTCAATTTAACATTAATAACTTAGAATGGACAAAATCTATTCTTTTAACTGCAGAAGAATTAAAGGCACCAGTAATTTTAGGAGTATCTGAAGGTGCTGCTAAATATATGACTGGATTTAAAACTGTTTCAGCTATGGTAGCTGCAATGGTTGATTCTTTAGGAATTACTGTACCAGTAGCTTTACACTTAGATCATGGTAGCTATGATGGAGCTAAAGCTGCATTAGAAGCAGGATTCTCTTCAATCATGTTTGATGGGTCTCATTATTCAATTGAAGAAAACTTAGAAAAAACTAAAGAAATGGTTGAATTATGCCATGCAAAAGGTGTTTCTATTGAAGCTGAAGTTGGATCTATCGGTGGAGAAGAAGATGGTGTTATTGGTAAAGGTGAAGTTGCCGATCCAAAAGAATGTAGAATGATTGCTGATTTAGGAGTTGACTTCTTAGCAGCAGGTATCGGAAATATTCATGGTAAATATCCTGAAAATTGGGCAGGTTTAGATTTTGATGCATTAGATGCAATTCAACAAGAAACTGGAAAATTACCTTTAGTATTACATGGTGGAACTGGAATTCCTGAAGAAATGATTAAAAAAGCTATTAATTTAGGTGTTTCTAAAATCAATGTAAATACTGAATGTCAATTATATTTCCAAGAAGCTACAAGAAAATATATTGAAGCTGGAAAAGATTTAGAAGGTAAAGGATTCGATCCTCGTAAATTATTAGCTCCTGGAGCAGAAGCAATTAAACAATGTGTTAAAGAAAAAATGGAAATCTTTGGATGCATTGGTAAAGCATAA